From Drosophila suzukii chromosome 2R, CBGP_Dsuzu_IsoJpt1.0, whole genome shotgun sequence, a single genomic window includes:
- the Khc-73 gene encoding kinesin-like protein KIF13A isoform X9: protein MSSDKIKVAVRVRPFNRREIELGTKCIVEMEKQQTILQNPPPLEKIERKQPKTFAFDHCFYSLNPEDNNFASQETVFDAVGRGILDNAFQGYNACIFAYGQTGSGKSYTMMGSQESKGIIPRLCDLLFSAIANKSTPELMYKVEVSYMEIYNEKVHDLLDPKPNKQSLKVREHNVMGPYVDGLSQLAVTSYQDIDNLMTEGNKSRTVAATNMNAESSRSHAVFSVVLTQILTDQATGVSGEKVSRMSLVDLAGSERAVKTGAVGDRLKEGSNINKSLTTLGLVISKLADQSNGKKSGNDKFVPYRDSVLTWLLKDNLGGNSRTVMVATISPSADNYEETLSTLRYADRAKRIVNHAVVNEDPNARIIRELRHEVETLRSMLKHATGSPVGDVQDKLAESENLMKQISQTWEEKLVKTERIQNERQQALEKMGISVQASGIKVEKNKYYLVNLNADPSLNELLVYYLKERTLIGGRSISGQQPDIQLSGLGIQPEHCVITIEDSGLYMEPVQGARCFVNGSAAVEKTPLQNGDRILWGNHHFFRVNSPKSNNTSMCASEPQTPAQLIDYNFARDEIMQNEMSNDPIQTAIARLERQHEEDKQVALEKQRQEYERQFQQLRNILSPSTPYAPYAPYDPLRMGKITPNTPTSQMRVEKWAQERDEMFRRSLGQLKTDIMRANSLVQEANFLAEEMEKKTKFSVTLQIPPANLSPNRRRGAFVSEPAILVKRTNSGSQIWTMEKLENKLIDMREMYQDHKERVLNGLPLIEPFSDDEYDDKDEDSSKPQDPFYESQENHNLIGVANIFLEVLFHDVKLDYHTPIISQQGEVAGRLQVEVERIAGQMPQDRMCESVSESSGDSRDEYDDPVDPTSNQITCRVTIKCASGLPLSLSNFVFCQYTFWGHQEMVVPVINAESTAHDQNMVFKFEHTQDFTVTINEEFLEHCIEGALSIEVWGHRSAGFSKTKGWEVEQQQAKARSLVDRWAELSRKIELWVEIHELNDNGEYSPVEVTNRNEVLTGGIYQLRQGQQRRVNVRVKPVQNSGTLPIICQSIVNVAIGSVTVRSRLQRPLDSYQEEDLTVLREKWSEALGRRRQYLDQQIQMLIKKEEKNEQERERELSLVHQWVSLTEERNAVLVPAPGSGIPGAPASWEPPSGMEPHVPVLFLNLNGDDLSAQNTNDELSVAGINSILSKEHGHKFYTLQILQHLDKDVCCVASWDSSMHDSQALNRVTEANERVYLILRTTVRLSHPAPMDLVLRKRLSINIKKGQTLTDRLKKFRLVRGENAIWQSGVTYEVVSNIPKASEELEDRESLAQLAASGDDCSASDGETYIEKYTRGVSAVESILTLDRLRQNVAVKELETAHGQPLSMRKTVSVPNFSQIMRFDASMESLLNVGRSESFADLNNSALGSKFTPGHSPAGAGGVIRNRHSFGGKGSSDDSPGKAFGIARPTFLNLNLNLNTLRIAPTKPSPATSKLLGMRMTTLHEEPLGGHRSLDEEPEDSYSDSEYTAEYEQERQQNRSLATRSRLTASKTMDSFMDVSSHSNQSYLSYTSSANANMKHLTGLATLSMSSSTSSGYGSQAVSCNNLSNEDIASMRSMSIDETPDFDRVNSNSPPNRQARVNPFLKDMPKAKAQEKPEPQAKKLQETFTHPLEQVETRENAQSDEDEREQLPKNNNNNEDLVEEPQLQSNETELEEAEPQTESQTELATDNQNGNRSSDEVSHSSEELLEGDGIVREELPAGKVVRRKKSNIQTPSNGNSNNNNNNNSTSQAPRINHRASVAKMEGLAAYMDSSIMSSSTEVDDESKDVELILPDWIVVGESVLIRPYNTSGVIRFVGTTEFQPGAWIGVELDTPTGKNDGSVKGIQYFQCKPKHGMFVRSDKLMLDKRGKAMRAYKAAEKSNSISKEMSTSMTGSMTGSMTRSKSRGDSLNLSARK from the exons ATGTCAAGTGATAAGATCAAAGTCGCCGTAAGGGTGCGACCCTTCAATCGCCGTG AAATCGAACTGGGTACAAAATGTATCGTGGAAATGGAAAAACAGCAGACGATACTGCAGAATCCGCCGCCGCTGGAAAAAATCGAAAG AAAACAACCAAAGACATTTGCATTCGACCACTGCTTCTACTCATTAAACCCCGAGGACAACAACTTTGCGTCCCAGGAGACAGTATTCGATGCCGTGGGACGTGGAATTCTGGATAATGCATTCCAGGGCTATAATGCGTGCATATTCGCTTACGGCCAGACGG GCTCTGGCAAGTCCTACACGATGATGGGCAGCCAGGAGAGCAAGGGCATCATTCCGCGTCTGTGCGACCTGCTCTTCTCGGCCATAGCCAACAAATCCACGCCCGAGCTGATGTACAAGGTGGAGGTGTCCTACATGGAGATTTACAACGAGAAGGTCCACGATCTGCTCGATCCCAAGCCGAACAAACAGTCGCTTAAGGTGCGCGAGCACAATGTCATGGGTCCGTATGTGGACGGCCTGTCGCAGCTGGCCGTGACATCCTACCAGGACATCGACAACCTCATGACCGAGGGCAACAAGTCGCGCACGGTGGCCGCCACGAACATGAACGCCGAGTCTTCGCGCTCCCATGCCGTCTTCTCGGTGGTCCTCACTCAGATACTCACGGATCAGGCGACGGGCGTCAGCGGCGAGAAGGTGTCCCGCATGTCCCTGGTGGATTTGGCTGGCTCCGAGCGAGCTGTGAAAACGGGAGCAGTTGGCGACCGTCTCAAGGAAGGCTCCAACATCAACAA ATCTCTGACCACACTGGGGCTGGTCATCTCCAAACTGGCCGACCAGTCCAACGGCAAGAAGAGCGGCAATGACAAATTCGTGCCCTACCGCGACTCCGTGCTCACGTGGCTGCTGAAGGATAATCTGGGCGGCAACTCCAGGACAGTGATGGTGGCCACAATTTCACCCTCGGCAGACAACTACGAGGAAACGCTGTCCACGCTGCGTTATGCGGATCGGGCCAAGCGTATTGTCAACCATGCTGTGGTCAACGAAGATCCCAATGCCCGCATCATTCGTGAGCTGCGACACGAAGTGGAGACGCTCCGAAGTATGCTGAAGCATGCCACTGGGTCACCGGTGGGCGATGTCCAGGACAAGCTGGCCGAGAGCGAGAACCTGATGAAGCAGATCTCGCAGACCTGGGAGGAGAAGCTCGTAAAGACAGAACGCATTCAGAACGAACGGCAGCAGGCGCTCGAAAAGATGGGCATTAGTGTGCAGGCTAGTGGCATCAAGGTGGAGAAAAACAAGTACTACTTGGTCAATTTGAATGCCGATCCGTCCCTCAATGAGTTGCTGGTCTACTACCTGAAG GAACGCACACTGATCGGCGGACGCAGCATCAGTGGGCAGCAGCCTGATATTCAACTTTCCGGCCTGGGCATCCAGCCCGAGCACTGTGTGATCACCATCGAGGACAGTGGACTATACATGGAGCCTGTGCAAGGAGCACGTTGCTTTGTCAACGGATCGGCAGCAGTGGAAAAGACGCCGCTGCAGAACGGCGACCGTATCCTGTGGGGCAACCACCACTTTTTCCGCGTTAACTCGCCGAAGAGTAACAACACTAGCATGTGTGCCTCGGAGCCCCAGACGCCGGCGCAACTGATTGATTACAATTTCGCACGCGATGAGATTATGCAGAACGAGATGAGCAACGACCCTATCCAGACGGCCATTGCTCGGCTGGAACGTCAGCACGAGGAAGATAAGCAGGTGGCGCTTGAGAAGCAACGGCAGGAGTACGAGCGCCAGTTTCAACAGCTGCGCAATATTCTGTCCCCCAGTACACCGTATGCGCCCTATGCACCGTACGATCCACTGCGCATGGGCAAGATTACCCCGAATACTCCCACTTCGCAGATGCGGGTGGAAAAGTGGGCGCAG GAACGCGATGAGATGTTCCGGCGCAGTCTGGGCCAGCTGAAAACGGATATTATGCGTGCGAATTCTCTGGTACAGGAGGCCAACTTCCTGGCAGAGGAGATGGAGAAGAAGACCAAGTTCTCCGTCACCCTGCAGATTCCGCCGGCCAATCTGAGTCCCAATAGGCGGCGTGGGGCCTTCGTCAGCGAACCGGCCATTCTGGTGAAGCGCACAAACTCCGGCAGCCAGATCTGGACGATGGAGAAGCTGGAAAACAAGCTGATCGATATGCGCGAAATGTACCAGGACCACAAGGAGCGCGTGCTTAACGGATTG CCCCTTATAGAGCCATTCTCAGATGACGAGTACGACGACAAG GACGAGGACAGCTCCAAGCCGCAGGATCCGTTCTACGAGTCGCAGGAGAACCACAATCTCATTGGCGTTGCCAATATATTCCTGGAGGTTCTCTTCCACGACGTCAAGCTGGACTACCACACGCCCATCATCAGCCAGCAAGGCGAGGTGGCGGGTCGTCTGCAGGTGGAGGTTGAGCGGATTGCTGGGCAGATGCCGCAAGATCGCATGTGTGAGTCGGTCTCAGAGTCCTCCGGCGATTCTCGGGATGAGTACGACGACCCCGTGGATCCCACATCCAATCAGATTACCTGCCGTGTGACCATCAAGTGTGCCAGTGGGCTACCATTGTCGCTTTCCAACTTCGTCTTTTGCCAGTACACCTTCTGGGGTCACCAAGAGATGGTTGTACCGGTCATAAATGCCGAGTCAACGGCCCACGATCAGAACATGGTCTTCAAGTTCGAGCACACGCAGGACTTCACGGTTACCATTAACGAAGAGTTTTTGGAGCATTGCATCGAGGGAGCCCTGTCCATCGAAGTGTGGGGCCATCGCAGTGCCGGCTTCTCTAAGACAAAGGGCTGGGAAGTGGAGCAGCAGCAGGCCAAGGCCCGTTCGCTGGTCGATCGCTGGGCGGAGCTGTCGCGCAAGATCGAGCTTTGGGTGGAGATCCACGAGCTTAACGACAACGGCGAGTACTCGCCCGTGGAGGTTACCAATCGGAACGAGGTCCTGACCGGCGGCATCTACCAGTTGCGTCAGGGTCAGCAGCGACGAGTAAATGTGCGGGTGAAGCCAGTACAGAACTCTGGCACTCTGCCCATCATCTGTCAGTCGATTGTGAACGTTGCCATTGGAAGTGTGACGGTGCGATCTCGGTTGCAGCGACCACTGGATTCATACCAGGAAGAGGATCTGACCGTGCTGCGCGAAAAGTGGAGCGAGGCCTTGGGACGAAGGCGTCAATACCTGGACCAGCAAATCCAGATGCTTATTAAAAAGGAGGAGAAGAACGAGCAGGAACGGGAGCGCGAACTGAGCCTGGTGCATCAGTGGGTTTCGCTGACGGAGGAGCGTAACGCGGTGCTGGTGCCGGCTCCCGGATCAGGAATTCCCGGAGCTCCCGCTTCGTGGGAACCACCGTCGGGAATGGAGCCCCATGTGCCCGTCCTCTTCCTCAACCTGAACGGCGACGATCTGTCGGCACAGAACACCAACGACGAGCTCTCCGTTGCCGGCATCAATTCCATTCTGTCCAAGGAACATGGACATAAGTTCTATACGCTGCAAATCCTGCAGCACCTGGACAAAGATGTGTGCTGTGTGGCTAGCTGGGACTCGTCGATGCACGACAGCCAGGCCCTGAACCGCGTCACTGAGGCCAACGAGCGCGTCTATCTCATTCTGCGCACCACGGTGCGCCTGTCGCATCCAGCTCCCATGGATCTCGTGCTCCGCAAGCGTCTGAGCATAAACATCAAGAAGGGCCAAACACTAACCGATCGGCTAAAGAAATTCCGACTTGTGAGGGGCGAGAATGCAATTTGGCAGAGCGGCGTCACCTATGAGGTGGTCTCCAACATTCCAAAGGCGTCCGAGGAGCTTGAGGATCGCGAATCGCTGGCACAGTTGGCTGCCAGTGGAGACGATTGCTCGGCGAGCGACGGCGAAACATACATAG AGAAATACACGCGTGGCGTTTCGGCGGTGGAGAGCATACTGACCCTGGATCGTCTGCGGCAAAACGTGGCGGTCAAGGAGCTGGAGACGGCCCACGGACAGCCGCTAAGCATGCGCAAGACCGTCAGTGTGCCGAACTTCTCGCAG ATTATGCGCTTCGATGCATCGATGGAGTCGCTGCTGAACGTGGGACGATCCGAGTCCTTTGCCGATCTCAATAACAGTGCGTTGGGCAGCAAATTTACGCCAG GTCACAGCCCAGCAGGAGCAGGCGGGGTCATCCGGAATCGCCACAGCTTTGGCGGCAAAGGTAGCAGCGATGACTCTCCCGGAAAAGCCTTTGGCATTG CGCGTCCAACATTTTTGAATCTCAATTTGAACTTGAACACATTGAGAATTGCGCCAACGAAAC CTTCGCCAGCAACCAGTAAGCTGCTAGGCATGCGTATGACCACGTTGCACGAGGAGCCTTTGGGTGGTCACAGATCCCTGGACGAGGAGCCGGAGGACAGCTACAGCGACTCGGAGTACACCGCCGAGTATGAACAGGAGAGGCAGCAGAACCGAAGCTTGGCCACGCGTTCCCGACTCACGGCTTCCAAGACCATGGACTCTTTCATGGATGTCAGCAGCCATTCGAACCAGAGCTACTTGAGCTACACGTCCAGTGCCAATGCGAACATGAAGCACCTGACCGGCCTGGCCACGCTGAGCATGAGCTCCTCCACTAGCAGTGGCTACGGCTCTCAGGCGGTCTCGTGCAATAATCTGAGCAACGAGGATATTGCTTCAATGCGTTCCATGAGCATTGATGAGACGCCAG ACTTCGATCGAGTCAACTCGAATTCGCCCCCGAACCGACAGGCACGAGTCAATCCCTTCCTCAAGGACATGCCCAAAGCCAAAGCACAGGAGAAACCGGAACCGCAGGCCAAGAAGCTGCAGGAAACCTTCACGCATCCGTTGGAGCAGGTGGAGACCAGGGAAAACGCACAAAGCGACGAGGATGAGCGCGAACAGCTGCCAAAgaataacaacaacaatgagGACTTGGTCGAGGAGCCGCAGCTGCAATCCAATGAAACGGAGCTGGAGGAAGCTGAGCCGCAAACCGAGTCACAAACAGAGCTTGCCACAGACAATCAGAACGGCAACAGGTCCTCCGATGAGGTAAGCCACAGTTCCGAGGAGCTTCTGGAAGGCGATGGCATCGTCCGGGAGGAGTTGCCCGCTGGAAAGGTGGTGCGGCGCAAGAAGTCCAACATCCAGACTCCGAGCAATGGCAacagcaataacaacaacaacaataacagcaCAAGTCAGGCACCGCGCATCAATCATCGAGCTTCGGTGGCCAAAATGGAGGGTTTGGCCGCGTACATGGACTCCAGCATCATGTCCAGCAGCACAGAAGTTGATG ATGAGAGCAAGGATGTGGAACTAATCCTGCCCGATTGGATTGTGGTGGGCGAGTCGGTGCTGATCCGACCCTATAATACAAGCGGCGTCATCCGCTTTGTGGGCACCACGGAGTTCCAGCCCGGCGCCTGGATAGGCGTTGAACTGGACACGCCCACCGGCAAGAACGACGGCAGCGTGAAGGGCATTCAGTATTTCCAGTGCAAGCCCAAGCACGGCATGTTTGTGCGCTCCGACAAGCTGATGCTGGACAAGCGCGGCAAGGCGATGCGAGCTTACAAGGCCGCCGAGAAGAGCAACAGCATCAGCAAAG AGATGAGTACCTCGATGACGGGATCGATGACTGGCTCGATGACACGCTCCAAGAGCCGCGGCGATTCGCTAAACCTTTCGGCGCGCAAATGA